The following nucleotide sequence is from Natronosalvus caseinilyticus.
CGGGTGAGTTAGCGGACGAGTTATCGGAACTCGAGTGTATCTCGACTCCTGGACGCTCGACACCCTTACTATAAAAAATGTAGTATTATGTCAGAGCCACCGTCTTTTGAAAGACAGCGGCTCGTGTTGGGAAGTTGGCCCTGTCGAACTCTCCTCCGCTCGAGGCTCGAGCAGGCGATAGGAGTGCTCGACTGTCGCCTCAGCCGTCAGGACTCGTCGTCCGCTTGACGTTCCTCGTCCGCTCGGCGTGGCGCACTCTGCTTGCCGAGGTCGCTCCCCTCGTCGACCTCCTCTGGGTCGCGATCGATTCGCTCGAGTTCGTCCTCGATCTCTGCCTCTCGTTCGGCCACGTACTCGTCGGATCGGTCGGTATCGTCTTCGGCCATACGTGAAGTGCGCAGTCCAGGGTCAGGAAAGCGCGGCCGTCATCTGCAACGTGGGGGTGGGGGCGCTCCAGTGGGTACAGCCCAGCGATTGACCCCCGGAAGAGAAAGACAGATAAAAGGCCCCGCATTGTGAACACACAGATATGGACGTTCCCTACGATCTCACCTCGTACGTGCGGGTACTGAAGATGGCGACGACCCCCACACGGGAGGAATTCGTGCAAGTGTCGAAGATCGCCGGGGCGGGAATCCTGCTCGTCGGCCTGCTCGGATTCCTCATCGGCGTGGTCATGCTGTTCCTCACTGGTGGGGGCTTCTGATGCCGATCTACGCAGTCAAAACGACGGCCAGCCAGGAACAGACCGTCGCGGACATGATCATCAACCGCGAGGAGCCAGAGGTACACGCCGCGCTCGCCCCCGACTCGTTGACCTCCTACGTGATGGTCGAGTCCGACGGCCACGCCGTTCTCGAGCGGATCCTGGAGGACATCCCTCACGCTCGAACGGTCATCCCGGGCGAGTCCGACATCTCGGAAGTCGAGCACTTCCTCTCGCCCAAGCCGGACGTCGAGGGCATCGCCGAAGGCGACATCGTCGAACTCATCGCCGGGCCGTTCAAGGGCGAGAAGGCGCAGGTTCAGCGCATCGACGAGGGCAAGGACCAGGTGACCGTCGAATTGTACGAGGCGACGGTGCCGATTCCGGTGACGGTTCGCGGGGACCAGATTCGCGTCCTCGACTCCGACGAGCGATAGCGTTCGGCGTTTTTCTGGGACAGTCGAGTTTCGCCCCTCCGACTCGAGGCTCTCCTGCCGAGCTCAACGATTCGTGAGCAGGTACCGTCTGACCGAATCGGTGGCGTTCGAGACTTCGGAGGCCGTTCGAAGGAACCTAGCTCTCGAGGTGGTCGGCCAGTCGTTGTTGATCGACGACCTCGTCGATTTCCTCAAGGAGGTCCTCGCGCTGGCGTACGTCCTCCGCTCCGGCGCCGTACGCCCGGACGTACTCCGCGCGGCTGTGTTCGGAGAAGACGTGGCGGATCGCCAGGTAGCCGTCGGGGACGATGGTTCCACAAACGCCACACTCGAGGCGTTCGTGAGCGGTTACCTGGTGGGCGATAGCCGACTCGACGTCCTCGAACACCGAGCCGCAGTCGTCGATCCCACATTCCCAGGCCGTGTCCATTCAATCGTGATACTCGGGCGGGTCATAAAGGTTCTTTCGGCAATAGTTCGCTCTGGGAGCGCGTCGTCGTGATACGATCGGTAGTGCCAGGGGAGGGGGTGCCGAGGAAAACGCGTCGCCAATGGCGATTCCGGGGAGCCGACAAATCAGAATTCATAACTCCTCGGTTGGCCTACTGCGAACTGTGAGCGACGGAGAGCAGGTCCGGGTCGACCTCCACGTGAAGGTGTTAAACGAGCGGGTAATCGAGAACGCCCGCCGGGCGGGAATCGACGTGGTCGTCTACGCCCCCCACTTCACTCGCCTCCCCGAGATTCGAGAACGGGCAAGCACGTACAGCACCGACGACGTGACCGTCGTCCCCGCACGCGAGGTGTTCACCGGCTCCTGGAACGACCGAAAGCACGTCCTCGCGATCGGACTCGAAGAGCCCGTTCCCGATTTCATCACCCTCGAGGGGGCGATGGCGGAATTCGAACGACAGGGGGCCGCAGTGCTGGCGCCACATCCCGAGTACCTGACGGTGTCGCTGACGGAAGGCGACATCCGGCGCTTTCAGAACGGTATCGACGCCGTCGAAATCTTCAATCCGAAACACCTTCCCGCGCACAACCGTCGAGCGAGCGACCTGGCCGACCGTCTCGACCTCGCCCCGTTTACCTCGTCGTACGCCCACCTCTCGAGTTCGGTTGGCGTCGCCCACGTCGCGTTCGAGCGGGCGATCGAGTCCGAGGCCGACCTCGTCTCGGCGCTCAAAGCCGATGCGCCCCGACGGGTCGTCTACGCCAACGGCCTCCGGCGCTGGCGGACGACGGCGGCCGAACTGGCCCACCTCGCCTACGAGAACACCTGGAAGAAGGTCGATCGGCTGTACCTCTCCGGCACGGAGCCGACGCACGCGAATCACGTCTTCTACGACGGGCGGTTCGACGACGTCTCGGTCTACTGATCGCTGCCGTTTTCGTCGCCCTTGCGGTCGCTGTGAGTCCCTTCGAGGCTGTTTTCGTCGCCCTCGAGGTCGCGTCCGCCCGTCGGTTCGCTGCGTCGCACCGCTTCGAGCGTCCGCCGAACCCGATCCCAGTGACTTCCTTTCCAGAAGTGCTGGTCACAGTCCCGACAGACCCACACCGCCACCTCGCTCGAGTTGGGTGCGTACGACGGCGTGTCGGCTGTTTCTGTTCCCGTTCCCGTTTCGGGCGCGCGCTCGAGCGGGCCGTTACACCGGCCACACCGGCGCGGTTCGTCGGGGAGCGTCAGGTCGATCCCGCGGTCGTGGAGCGTTCGCAACTGCTCGTGTGTATCGCGTGACTCGAGCAGGATGGCACGCTCGCCACGGGCGGCCAGGTCGACGTCTCTCGTGACGATCGTTCGATCCGTAGCGGCGGCGACGTCGAGGAGTCGGGTGTCGTCCTCGAGGTCGAGGTTGCTGTCGCCCGCGTACAGCGTGTCGTGGCCGCACATCCGGCAGTAGGCGACGATGCCGCCGCACATACCGTCGACGAGGAGTCGGTCGGTCACGGTGGATCACGTGGTCAGTGCGTCAGTGCAGTAACGGAACCAGTACATCAATGCAGGAACTCCCGCAACTCCTCGAGGTCCCAGGCGTTGATCACGTTCGCGGGTTCGGCCCACCCGCGGCGAGCCGTGTTGACCCCCCAGCGGACGTACTCGAGGGTCGCCGGGCTGTGCGCGTCGGTGTTGACGGCGATCACCGCGCCCTCGTCGATCGCGGCCTGGACGGCGCTCCCCCACAGGTCGAGTCGGTGGGGGTTGCTGTTGACCTCGAGGGCGGTGTCGTTCGCCGCTGCGGCCTCGCCCAGCGCGGCCGCGTCGATCGCGAGGCCCTCACGCTGATTGAGCAGTCGGCCGCTCGGGTGGCCCAGCACGTCGACGGCCGGGTTCTCGATCGCTCGGATCAGGCGCTCGTTCGCCGCGTCCGAATCCTGGTCGAGCGCACTGTGGGGGGAGGCGACGATCACGTCCAGGGCGTCGACGACGTCCTCGGAGAGGCCGATTTCCCCCTCGGCGTCGACGTTGGCTTCGATCCCCGCAAACACCTCGAGGTCGGCCTCGGCGCCGACCTCACGGATCTCCTCCACCTGCTCCAGGATCTCGGCGTCCGTGAGTCCCATGCCGCCGACGACGCCCGGCCCCTCCGCGTGGTCCGCGATCGCGTAGTAGTCGTACCCCCGTTCTTCGGCGGCGGCCACCATCTCGTCGATCGAGTTGTTGCCGTCGGACCACTCGGTGTGGGTGTGCAAGTCGCCGCGGATATCCTCGCGCGTGAGGAGGTCGGGCAGCGTCCCCGAGGCCGCGGCGTCGATCTCGCCCCGATCCTCGCGCAGTTCCGGAGGCATCCACTCGAGGTCGAGCGCCTCGTACATCCCTTCCTCGCGCTCGCCGGCCACCCGGTCGCCGACGCGCTGGCCCGCCTCGTGGTCCTCGACGTTGGAAACGTCGAAAGCGCCGTACTCGTTGAGTTTCAGCCCGCGGTCGATCGCGTAGTTCCGCAGGGTCACGTTGTGATCCTTGCTCCCCGTGAAGTACTGGAGGGCGGCACCGA
It contains:
- a CDS encoding PHP-associated domain-containing protein, which produces MSDGEQVRVDLHVKVLNERVIENARRAGIDVVVYAPHFTRLPEIRERASTYSTDDVTVVPAREVFTGSWNDRKHVLAIGLEEPVPDFITLEGAMAEFERQGAAVLAPHPEYLTVSLTEGDIRRFQNGIDAVEIFNPKHLPAHNRRASDLADRLDLAPFTSSYAHLSSSVGVAHVAFERAIESEADLVSALKADAPRRVVYANGLRRWRTTAAELAHLAYENTWKKVDRLYLSGTEPTHANHVFYDGRFDDVSVY
- a CDS encoding protein translocase SEC61 complex subunit gamma; this encodes MDVPYDLTSYVRVLKMATTPTREEFVQVSKIAGAGILLVGLLGFLIGVVMLFLTGGGF
- a CDS encoding transcription elongation factor Spt5 produces the protein MPIYAVKTTASQEQTVADMIINREEPEVHAALAPDSLTSYVMVESDGHAVLERILEDIPHARTVIPGESDISEVEHFLSPKPDVEGIAEGDIVELIAGPFKGEKAQVQRIDEGKDQVTVELYEATVPIPVTVRGDQIRVLDSDER
- a CDS encoding DUF7565 family protein → MDTAWECGIDDCGSVFEDVESAIAHQVTAHERLECGVCGTIVPDGYLAIRHVFSEHSRAEYVRAYGAGAEDVRQREDLLEEIDEVVDQQRLADHLES
- a CDS encoding Mut7-C RNAse domain-containing protein; this translates as MTDRLLVDGMCGGIVAYCRMCGHDTLYAGDSNLDLEDDTRLLDVAAATDRTIVTRDVDLAARGERAILLESRDTHEQLRTLHDRGIDLTLPDEPRRCGRCNGPLERAPETGTGTETADTPSYAPNSSEVAVWVCRDCDQHFWKGSHWDRVRRTLEAVRRSEPTGGRDLEGDENSLEGTHSDRKGDENGSDQ
- the polX gene encoding DNA polymerase/3'-5' exonuclease PolX yields the protein MATNAELAARFEEFADLLEADDVEYKPRAYRRAAEAIGAHPAPIADLVNAGNEEAIEDIDGVGDAIGSKIVEYVETGEIEELEELRADLPVDMADLTRVEGVGPKTVGTLYRELEIRTLDDLEAAAEAGEIREVSGFGAKTEQNILENIPFAREIGERKLLGEARPLADDVLAFLESLESVERCEVAGSIRRWRETIGDVDVLAATDEAEDVVDAFVAWDSVDDEIESGPAKASVRVGEVRVDLRVVVPEEFGAALQYFTGSKDHNVTLRNYAIDRGLKLNEYGAFDVSNVEDHEAGQRVGDRVAGEREEGMYEALDLEWMPPELREDRGEIDAAASGTLPDLLTREDIRGDLHTHTEWSDGNNSIDEMVAAAEERGYDYYAIADHAEGPGVVGGMGLTDAEILEQVEEIREVGAEADLEVFAGIEANVDAEGEIGLSEDVVDALDVIVASPHSALDQDSDAANERLIRAIENPAVDVLGHPSGRLLNQREGLAIDAAALGEAAAANDTALEVNSNPHRLDLWGSAVQAAIDEGAVIAVNTDAHSPATLEYVRWGVNTARRGWAEPANVINAWDLEELREFLH